A portion of the Syntrophales bacterium genome contains these proteins:
- a CDS encoding YwbE family protein codes for MNGNSRSNIRPGLRVKVVRKQDQSSGRLTEGIVEDILTRSPSHPHGIKVRLQSGVVGRVKEILDS; via the coding sequence ATGAACGGAAACAGTCGATCGAATATCAGGCCCGGGCTGCGCGTGAAGGTCGTCCGGAAACAGGATCAGTCGAGCGGCAGGCTGACCGAGGGCATTGTCGAAGACATCCTCACCAGATCGCCCAGCCATCCCCACGGCATCAAGGTGCGCCTGCAGAGCGGCGTCGTCGGCCGCGTCAAAGAGATCCTGGATTCATGA
- a CDS encoding YaiI/YqxD family protein codes for MSIRIYVDADGFPNAAKDLLLRAAVRLRVPVVFVANKPVRYEPSAMVSSMLVPEGPDVADDRIVEMAQPGDLVITADIPLADRVVAKGAFALDYRGRLYTEDNIKDRLATRDLLSELREGGMMTGGPPVFGKKDCQAFVNQLDRFLTRRLKEV; via the coding sequence ATGAGCATCCGGATCTATGTCGATGCGGACGGATTTCCGAATGCGGCCAAGGACCTGCTGCTCAGGGCCGCCGTGCGCCTCCGGGTGCCCGTGGTTTTCGTGGCCAATAAGCCTGTTCGATACGAACCTTCGGCCATGGTCTCAAGCATGCTCGTACCGGAAGGACCCGACGTTGCCGATGACCGCATCGTGGAAATGGCGCAGCCGGGAGACTTGGTGATCACCGCGGATATTCCGCTTGCCGACCGGGTGGTCGCCAAGGGCGCCTTTGCGCTCGACTACCGGGGAAGGCTTTACACGGAGGACAACATCAAGGACAGGCTGGCCACGCGTGACCTGCTGAGCGAGCTGAGGGAAGGCGGCATGATGACGGGCGGCCCGCCGGTGTTCGGCAAGAAAGACTGCCAGGCCTTTGTCAATCAACTGGACCGCTTTCTGACCAGGCGGTTGAAAGAAGTGTGA
- a CDS encoding diguanylate cyclase: MISRLLEKIRDFIKGNPERSTYRKEYMEYLHRQARGLQRPAALLAMVSWIHFAFFLDPEIHPEFPELFYFRMGLSAVGLIVFAATFFKSTRGRGLGLLYVLLAYLLFSCAYFTGRIADDPSYTSGFMLVIAIATFLPSRLIVLYGYYTLSIMIFVGAILSHGPDISSWAVHYSMNNLVIAYVFAALAAFLFERFRFSTFLNQHRITQSNKDLLYEIAEREQAQEALRESEERYRSLVEQASEIIIRTDGNGNISFLNPAVFSVMGYEEKELIGKQYLDFVHPDEREAVNRFFGRQFVKKLHNTYLEYPLRTKQGNKVWLGQNTQLILKDGQPAGFQAVARDLTEKKKMESEILALSITDPLTGLHNRRGFLSLATQQLKVAERDKSEMLLLFADLDGLKWINDTLGHEEGDKALTEASAVLRESFRTSDIVARLGGDEFAALAVDTTEADARIITARLQALIDAKNRQENRKFALSISVGCSCYDPSHPCTIDELIVSADKAMYEQKQCRKCLPVRENQPAVGAR; this comes from the coding sequence ATGATCTCACGGCTGCTCGAAAAGATAAGAGACTTCATCAAGGGCAATCCGGAACGATCCACCTACCGCAAAGAATACATGGAGTACCTGCACAGGCAGGCAAGGGGATTGCAGCGCCCCGCTGCCCTGCTGGCCATGGTCTCCTGGATCCACTTCGCCTTTTTCCTGGATCCTGAAATTCATCCCGAATTCCCCGAATTGTTTTATTTCCGGATGGGACTGAGTGCCGTCGGCCTGATCGTCTTCGCCGCCACCTTCTTCAAGAGCACCCGGGGCAGAGGTCTCGGCCTCCTCTACGTGCTGCTGGCCTACCTGCTCTTCAGTTGCGCCTATTTTACGGGCAGGATCGCCGACGACCCGAGCTACACCTCCGGCTTCATGCTCGTCATCGCCATCGCCACGTTCCTGCCCTCGCGGCTGATTGTCCTGTACGGGTATTACACTCTCTCCATCATGATCTTTGTTGGCGCCATCCTGAGCCACGGACCGGATATCAGCTCCTGGGCAGTCCATTATTCCATGAACAACCTTGTCATCGCGTACGTGTTTGCCGCCCTGGCGGCATTCCTGTTCGAGCGGTTCCGATTCAGCACATTCCTGAACCAGCACCGGATCACCCAGTCAAACAAGGATTTGCTGTATGAAATCGCCGAACGCGAGCAGGCCCAGGAGGCGCTTCGGGAAAGCGAGGAGCGTTACCGGTCGCTCGTGGAGCAGGCGAGCGAGATCATCATCCGGACGGACGGCAATGGAAACATATCCTTCCTGAATCCGGCCGTATTTTCGGTTATGGGATATGAAGAGAAGGAATTGATCGGAAAACAGTACCTGGACTTCGTCCATCCCGACGAGCGGGAGGCCGTCAACCGGTTCTTCGGCCGCCAGTTCGTCAAGAAGCTGCACAACACCTATCTCGAATATCCCCTGAGAACCAAGCAGGGCAACAAGGTCTGGCTCGGCCAGAATACCCAGTTGATCCTGAAGGACGGCCAGCCGGCGGGCTTTCAGGCCGTGGCCCGGGACCTGACGGAGAAGAAGAAAATGGAGTCGGAGATCCTGGCCCTCTCCATCACGGATCCGCTCACGGGCCTGCACAACAGGAGGGGCTTCCTGTCTCTCGCGACCCAGCAGCTGAAAGTCGCGGAACGGGACAAGAGCGAGATGCTGCTCCTTTTCGCGGACCTGGACGGCCTGAAATGGATCAACGACACCCTCGGCCACGAAGAGGGCGACAAGGCTCTCACCGAGGCGTCAGCCGTCCTGAGGGAATCGTTCCGGACCTCCGACATCGTCGCCCGCCTCGGAGGAGACGAGTTCGCAGCCCTCGCCGTCGATACGACCGAGGCGGATGCCCGGATCATCACCGCCCGACTGCAGGCCCTGATCGATGCCAAGAACCGCCAGGAGAACCGGAAATTCGCTCTTTCCATCAGTGTCGGCTGCTCCTGCTACGATCCATCCCATCCCTGTACCATCGACGAGCTCATCGTCTCGGCGGACAAGGCGATGTACGAGCAGAAGCAGTGCCGAAAGTGCCTGCCCGTGAGAGAGAATCAGCCCGCCGTCGGCGCTCGGTGA
- the pstA gene encoding phosphate ABC transporter permease PstA produces MTRTMERLVVWYSWFSGMLLFAAVFSLLAYVVFQGAGTVNLKLIFGETPPLKAILLQQTVFDGLFPAVAGTLLLVCLSVAAAVPVGIATGIYLAEYARPRVKNFFNLVFDILAGIPSILVGLFGFALALFLHKHYSRSIQPCLLVSSLALAFLVLPYIIRTTQEALEGLSPDVRLTALSLGATKLQNLFYVLIPKSLSGIVSGVILAIGRCAEDTAVIMLTGVVVTAGVPKSLLSPYEALPFYIYYISSQYSNPDELMRGYGAALILLLLCLLLFALAFVIKKRLTYLAFYRP; encoded by the coding sequence ATGACCCGAACAATGGAGAGGCTGGTCGTCTGGTATTCCTGGTTCTCGGGGATGCTCCTGTTTGCCGCCGTATTTTCCCTGCTGGCGTACGTCGTCTTCCAGGGAGCCGGGACGGTCAACCTGAAACTCATCTTCGGCGAGACCCCGCCGCTGAAGGCGATTCTCCTTCAGCAGACCGTTTTCGACGGCCTCTTCCCCGCCGTGGCCGGCACGCTCCTTCTGGTGTGCCTCTCCGTCGCCGCGGCGGTTCCCGTCGGCATCGCCACCGGCATCTACCTGGCGGAGTACGCCCGTCCCCGTGTGAAGAATTTTTTCAACCTGGTCTTCGACATCCTTGCGGGCATTCCCTCCATCCTGGTCGGCCTCTTCGGGTTCGCCCTGGCTCTCTTCCTGCACAAGCATTATTCCAGGAGCATCCAGCCGTGCCTGCTCGTGTCGAGCCTGGCCCTGGCGTTTCTCGTTCTTCCCTACATCATCCGGACCACGCAGGAGGCCCTGGAAGGCCTTTCGCCCGACGTCCGCCTGACGGCCCTCTCCCTGGGCGCCACGAAGCTGCAGAACCTTTTCTACGTCCTGATTCCCAAGTCCCTCTCCGGAATCGTAAGCGGCGTCATTCTCGCCATCGGCCGCTGCGCCGAGGACACGGCGGTGATCATGCTGACGGGGGTGGTGGTCACGGCGGGCGTTCCGAAATCCCTGCTTTCGCCGTACGAAGCGCTTCCATTCTATATCTATTACATCTCCTCGCAGTACTCCAACCCCGACGAGCTGATGCGAGGGTACGGGGCGGCCCTGATTCTGCTCCTCCTGTGCCTCCTCCTCTTCGCGCTGGCGTTCGTGATCAAGAAGCGCCTGACCTACCTGGCCTTCTACCGTCCTTGA
- a CDS encoding phosphate ABC transporter substrate-binding protein, with protein sequence MRRSMAICFAVVCSVFFLSAPVLSGELDAFKGEKGTLKISGGTAHIPVMKEAAQRIMSAFPEIRISIAAGGSGVGIKQVGEGLVNIGNSGRKPTDDEIARYQLQMHQWAVDGVGVVVNPKNRVKALSKSQVGDIFAGRITSWKAVGGEDRPINLYTRDEASGTREVFWEKALNKGKIAPSSNVVVSNGAMKSAVSQDPYGIGYVSVGHIDRTVAPVSLDGVIPTIQTVKQGQYKIARGLYSNTRGKAGGLTKKFIDYLYTPEGQKLIQKHGFIPYP encoded by the coding sequence ATGAGAAGAAGCATGGCGATCTGTTTCGCGGTGGTCTGTTCCGTCTTTTTCCTGTCCGCGCCCGTCCTTTCGGGAGAGCTCGACGCCTTCAAAGGGGAAAAGGGGACCCTGAAGATATCCGGGGGAACGGCCCACATTCCCGTGATGAAAGAGGCAGCCCAGAGGATCATGAGCGCCTTTCCGGAGATCCGGATCAGCATCGCCGCCGGAGGCTCCGGGGTGGGCATCAAGCAGGTGGGAGAAGGCCTGGTCAACATCGGGAACAGCGGCCGCAAGCCGACCGATGACGAGATTGCCCGCTACCAGCTCCAGATGCACCAGTGGGCCGTCGACGGCGTGGGTGTGGTCGTCAACCCGAAGAATCGGGTCAAGGCCCTGAGCAAGTCCCAGGTTGGGGACATCTTCGCAGGCAGGATCACAAGCTGGAAGGCCGTGGGAGGCGAGGACCGCCCGATCAACCTGTACACGCGCGACGAAGCGAGCGGCACCCGGGAGGTCTTCTGGGAGAAGGCGCTGAACAAGGGAAAAATCGCGCCCAGCTCCAACGTCGTGGTCTCCAACGGGGCCATGAAGTCGGCGGTATCGCAGGATCCATACGGCATCGGGTACGTGTCGGTCGGCCACATCGACCGCACGGTGGCTCCCGTGTCGCTCGACGGTGTGATTCCGACCATCCAGACCGTCAAGCAGGGCCAGTACAAGATCGCAAGGGGTCTTTACAGCAACACCAGGGGCAAGGCCGGGGGCCTGACGAAAAAGTTCATCGATTACCTCTACACGCCGGAAGGCCAGAAACTGATCCAGAAGCACGGTTTCATCCCGTATCCATGA
- a CDS encoding CGNR zinc finger domain-containing protein has protein sequence MLKKTDKRYSRFRFDAGSVSLHFVATVRHRGSHPRDLLPSPDSLSKWLELAGLVATPIRCSADDHREARILREAIYDTISAVILGRAPADEDIDRMNRAARFPILIPQLGRGADEVSWEAPDLEKACLGIIARDAIALLGEGTRERLKLCSGESCRMLYLDTSPGNRRRWCAMSLCGNRMKVAEHRRRRRDGSRREAEDEPCGQDS, from the coding sequence ATGCTCAAGAAAACGGATAAACGGTACAGTCGCTTCCGGTTCGATGCCGGCAGTGTGTCGCTCCATTTCGTGGCGACGGTCCGGCATCGCGGCTCGCATCCGCGTGACCTCCTGCCGTCTCCCGACTCACTGTCAAAATGGCTTGAACTCGCCGGTCTCGTCGCAACACCCATACGCTGCTCTGCGGATGATCACCGGGAAGCCCGCATTCTTCGGGAGGCCATTTACGACACGATCAGCGCCGTCATCCTGGGCCGGGCGCCGGCCGATGAGGACATCGACCGGATGAATCGGGCGGCCCGGTTTCCGATCCTGATACCCCAGCTTGGCAGGGGGGCGGACGAGGTCTCCTGGGAGGCCCCCGACCTGGAGAAGGCATGCCTGGGAATCATCGCCCGGGATGCGATCGCCCTGCTGGGAGAGGGAACAAGGGAGCGTCTCAAGCTCTGCTCGGGCGAGAGCTGCCGGATGCTCTACCTGGATACATCCCCGGGGAATCGTCGCCGGTGGTGTGCCATGTCGCTCTGCGGCAACCGGATGAAGGTGGCGGAACACAGGAGGCGCCGGCGGGATGGGAGCCGACGGGAAGCCGAAGATGAGCCGTGTGGACAGGATTCCTGA
- a CDS encoding ABC transporter permease subunit, whose translation MSGWKETLAERAFAFSALISATATLLILGFMVVMAFPLLKSGGVISLLTQPWVPRQGIFGIYPMLVTTVGISCLSLLFAFPLSLGCACLIHLTGRRSSNVFFRRMVQLMTGIPTVIYGFVGIFLLVPLVREFFQTGSGMCLLTGAMMLGILISPTMILFFCDGFDRVPGAYLLAADSVGADPAQKLLYVVLPSAKKGILIGVILAFGRAAGDTLISLMIAGNAAQVPGSLLDSVRTLTAHIALVIAADYESPEFRSIFACGLVLYLFITVIIVAVRHLTLGEKETAA comes from the coding sequence ATGAGCGGCTGGAAGGAAACCCTGGCGGAGAGGGCGTTCGCCTTCTCCGCCTTGATCAGCGCCACAGCCACCCTGCTCATCCTCGGCTTCATGGTGGTCATGGCCTTCCCGCTGCTGAAAAGCGGCGGTGTCATCAGCCTGCTGACCCAACCCTGGGTTCCGCGGCAAGGCATCTTCGGCATTTACCCCATGCTCGTCACGACCGTGGGGATCTCCTGCTTGAGCCTGCTGTTCGCCTTCCCCCTCAGCCTCGGGTGCGCCTGCCTGATCCACCTGACCGGCCGGAGATCGTCGAATGTCTTCTTCCGGCGGATGGTCCAGCTCATGACAGGCATTCCCACGGTCATCTACGGCTTCGTCGGCATCTTCCTGCTGGTGCCGCTTGTCCGGGAGTTCTTCCAGACCGGCTCGGGAATGTGCCTCCTGACGGGGGCGATGATGCTGGGCATCCTGATCTCGCCGACGATGATCCTCTTCTTCTGCGACGGATTCGACCGGGTTCCCGGAGCCTACCTCCTGGCCGCGGATTCCGTCGGGGCGGATCCCGCGCAGAAGCTGCTCTACGTGGTTCTCCCCTCCGCGAAGAAGGGGATCCTGATCGGGGTCATCCTGGCCTTCGGCCGCGCGGCCGGCGACACGCTCATTTCGCTGATGATCGCCGGAAACGCCGCCCAGGTGCCGGGGTCCCTGCTCGACTCCGTGCGGACGCTGACGGCCCACATCGCCCTGGTCATCGCCGCCGACTACGAGAGCCCCGAGTTCCGGTCCATCTTCGCCTGCGGCCTGGTGCTCTACCTCTTCATCACGGTCATCATCGTCGCCGTCCGGCATCTGACCCTGGGAGAAAAGGAGACCGCAGCATGA
- a CDS encoding GGDEF domain-containing protein: MNSISIESRLYVIILYFCIILSAISIAGNFISRFPLAISVKWGALILVALFAYIIEKKGQRVEEARSLFFAFVILMFLPFAFLDSGGSNNNALGYTFLILVAVTYLFKERTRLALIAALIAVFVLLLLVEYHLPHLVHQQPARAQLIDRMIQVPLQIVAIFLIILQFSRAYDRTNQELAEERAKLQDSMERLILSEQKLQESNLELERLAVTDKLTQLPNRVKIDEILEQELARTGRSGQEFSILILDIDYFKSINDTHGHQAGDAVLKEFASTVKDSLRKTDTVGRWGGEEFLIVVPAVGIEAAAVTAEKLRRVIETSRFTGVPGITCSFGVTSSVPGDSVAAMITRADQALYRAKNAGRNRIEVESGP; this comes from the coding sequence ATGAATTCCATCTCCATCGAGAGCAGGCTTTACGTCATCATCCTGTATTTCTGCATTATTCTGTCGGCGATCAGCATCGCCGGCAATTTCATCTCCCGTTTTCCCCTCGCCATCAGCGTGAAATGGGGAGCCCTCATCCTGGTTGCCCTGTTTGCCTACATCATTGAAAAAAAGGGACAGCGCGTCGAAGAGGCCCGGTCCCTGTTCTTCGCCTTCGTCATCCTGATGTTCCTTCCCTTTGCCTTTCTCGATTCGGGTGGAAGCAACAACAACGCCCTCGGCTACACATTCCTGATCCTGGTCGCCGTTACCTACCTGTTCAAGGAACGGACACGGCTGGCTCTGATCGCCGCGCTGATTGCCGTTTTTGTCCTGCTGCTCCTTGTCGAGTACCACCTCCCCCACCTGGTCCATCAGCAGCCGGCCCGGGCGCAGCTCATCGACCGCATGATCCAGGTTCCGCTGCAGATTGTGGCGATCTTCCTGATTATCCTTCAGTTTTCCCGCGCCTATGACCGGACCAACCAGGAACTGGCCGAAGAGAGGGCAAAACTCCAGGATTCCATGGAGCGGCTGATCCTGTCGGAGCAGAAACTGCAGGAGTCGAATCTCGAGCTGGAGCGCCTGGCCGTCACGGACAAACTGACCCAACTGCCGAACCGCGTGAAGATCGATGAAATTCTCGAGCAGGAGCTGGCCCGGACAGGACGAAGCGGGCAGGAGTTCTCCATCCTGATCCTGGATATCGATTACTTCAAATCGATCAACGACACCCATGGCCATCAGGCGGGCGACGCGGTTTTGAAAGAGTTTGCCTCAACGGTGAAGGACAGCCTGAGAAAAACCGACACCGTCGGGCGCTGGGGCGGAGAGGAATTCCTGATTGTCGTACCGGCCGTCGGCATCGAGGCGGCGGCGGTCACGGCGGAGAAGCTGCGCCGGGTCATCGAGACAAGCCGATTCACCGGCGTTCCCGGGATCACGTGCAGTTTCGGCGTCACGTCATCCGTCCCGGGCGATTCCGTGGCCGCCATGATTACCCGCGCCGACCAGGCCCTCTACCGGGCCAAAAACGCCGGCCGGAACAGGATCGAGGTGGAGTCCGGCCCATGA
- a CDS encoding AraC family transcriptional regulator: protein MKNPVLRHTAMEYRRRICRAMNFISHNLDRDLSLEEIAGSANFSMFHFHRIFKAVVGETVAEFTRRLRLELAANRLLSDRHDSITSIAMDCGFSSSQNFAKAFRQSFGMTPSAYRKSKQGNKVSKQENALSLWIGYGSGTGFEADPEKSERMRAMNAEVKQMPEYHVAYVRRIGPYGKETCEGAFNELMRWAGPRGFLQSGETMMVYWDNPEVTPPEKCRIDACVSVPRGTTAEGQIGMQTIRGGYYAVCRFEIAPDGFQEAWESAFAWIVSSGCECEDLPCYELYHNNAEEHPEGKWIFDICVPLKRR, encoded by the coding sequence ATGAAAAACCCCGTCCTGCGGCACACGGCCATGGAGTACCGGAGACGCATCTGCCGCGCCATGAACTTCATCAGCCACAACCTCGACCGGGATCTTTCCCTGGAAGAGATCGCCGGATCGGCAAATTTCTCGATGTTTCACTTCCACCGGATCTTCAAGGCCGTGGTGGGCGAGACCGTCGCGGAGTTCACCCGGAGGCTCCGCCTGGAGCTGGCCGCCAACCGGCTACTCTCCGACCGGCATGACAGCATCACCTCGATCGCCATGGACTGCGGATTCTCGAGCTCCCAGAACTTCGCCAAAGCGTTTCGCCAGTCTTTCGGGATGACGCCCTCGGCCTATCGAAAAAGCAAGCAGGGAAACAAAGTCAGCAAGCAGGAAAACGCCCTGTCGCTTTGGATCGGGTACGGTTCCGGCACCGGGTTCGAAGCGGACCCGGAAAAAAGCGAAAGGATGAGAGCCATGAACGCAGAAGTCAAACAGATGCCGGAGTACCATGTCGCCTACGTGCGAAGGATCGGGCCATACGGCAAGGAAACATGCGAGGGGGCGTTCAATGAACTGATGCGGTGGGCAGGTCCGCGCGGCTTTCTGCAATCCGGTGAGACCATGATGGTCTACTGGGACAATCCCGAAGTGACCCCGCCGGAGAAGTGCCGCATCGACGCCTGTGTGAGCGTTCCCCGGGGAACGACAGCGGAAGGCCAGATCGGCATGCAGACCATCCGCGGCGGATATTACGCCGTCTGCCGTTTCGAGATCGCCCCGGACGGCTTTCAGGAAGCCTGGGAGAGCGCCTTTGCCTGGATCGTCAGCAGTGGGTGTGAATGCGAAGACCTTCCCTGCTACGAGCTGTACCACAACAACGCCGAAGAACACCCCGAGGGCAAGTGGATCTTCGACATCTGCGTCCCCCTGAAGCGCCGGTAG
- a CDS encoding HlyD family efflux transporter periplasmic adaptor subunit, protein MTPVLRRRIFVITVIALAAAGTIYGFLPKAVEVELAAARKDTLQVTIEEEGRTRLKDRFTVSSPVPGFLRRIDLKVGDAIQKGQAVAQLEPLRSAALDPRSHGEAKAAVSAAESSLKAAQEREQAARADADYAGQRHERMKNLFQRGTIARDTLDQAEADARRAGANLSSATAAVGVARSDLERARTAGQDYSTGRPGGRGVASVISPVSGRVFRIYRESEGAVQQGEPLLDLGNQADLEVRVEVLSSDAVQLRKGMRVEFKRWGGEQPLLGTIRIVEPAGFTKISSLGVEEQRTLVLVDITSAPEQWKALGDGFRLDTTFIVWEGKDVLQVPASALFRSGQDWAVFVADTGKAVKRIVQVGKRSGLTAEILSGLKEGEKVIARPDDTVKEGGKVKGAGR, encoded by the coding sequence ATGACACCCGTTCTGCGCAGAAGGATCTTCGTCATCACCGTCATCGCCCTCGCCGCCGCCGGTACGATCTACGGCTTTCTGCCGAAGGCCGTGGAGGTGGAGCTGGCCGCGGCCAGGAAGGACACGCTGCAGGTGACGATCGAGGAGGAGGGCCGGACCCGCCTCAAGGACCGCTTCACCGTTTCCTCCCCGGTGCCAGGCTTCCTCCGGCGGATCGACCTGAAGGTGGGCGACGCGATCCAGAAGGGGCAGGCCGTGGCGCAACTGGAGCCCCTGCGGTCCGCCGCCCTGGATCCCCGCAGCCACGGCGAGGCGAAGGCCGCCGTCTCGGCCGCTGAATCCTCGCTCAAGGCCGCCCAGGAGCGGGAGCAGGCCGCCCGGGCGGATGCCGACTATGCCGGGCAGCGCCACGAGCGCATGAAGAATCTGTTCCAGAGGGGCACCATCGCCCGCGACACGCTGGACCAGGCCGAGGCCGACGCCAGGCGGGCCGGCGCGAACCTTTCCTCCGCCACAGCCGCCGTGGGTGTCGCCCGTTCCGACCTGGAGCGGGCCCGGACCGCCGGGCAGGACTACTCGACCGGCCGGCCGGGAGGCCGGGGCGTCGCTTCCGTCATCTCCCCCGTCTCCGGACGGGTCTTCCGGATCTACCGGGAGAGCGAGGGCGCCGTGCAGCAGGGCGAGCCCCTGCTCGACCTGGGAAACCAGGCGGACCTGGAAGTGCGCGTGGAGGTCCTGTCGTCCGACGCGGTGCAGCTCCGCAAGGGGATGCGCGTGGAGTTCAAGCGGTGGGGCGGCGAGCAGCCGCTCCTGGGGACCATCCGGATCGTCGAGCCGGCGGGCTTCACGAAGATCTCCAGCCTGGGCGTGGAGGAGCAGCGGACCCTTGTCCTCGTGGACATCACCTCAGCGCCCGAGCAGTGGAAGGCCCTCGGGGACGGCTTCCGCCTCGATACGACCTTCATCGTCTGGGAGGGGAAGGATGTGCTCCAGGTGCCCGCCAGCGCGCTCTTCCGCTCCGGCCAGGACTGGGCCGTCTTCGTCGCCGACACCGGGAAGGCCGTGAAGCGCATCGTCCAGGTGGGCAAGCGCAGCGGCCTCACCGCGGAGATCCTCTCCGGCCTCAAGGAGGGCGAGAAGGTCATCGCCCGCCCCGACGACACCGTGAAGGAGGGGGGGAAGGTGAAGGGGGCGGGGAGGTGA
- a CDS encoding GYD domain-containing protein: MPIFMLFGKYSTDAIKKASPERTKKAIRIINKNGGKVISMYAVLGEHDLVLTLDFPDIEKALSASIALKELTGISFVTSPVVDVEQFDRLVSEIKDM, translated from the coding sequence ATGCCGATATTTATGTTGTTTGGGAAATATTCGACGGATGCAATCAAGAAGGCTTCACCGGAACGTACAAAAAAGGCCATCCGAATCATCAATAAGAACGGCGGAAAAGTCATCTCCATGTATGCCGTATTGGGAGAACACGACCTTGTTCTAACGCTGGATTTCCCCGATATAGAAAAAGCGCTGTCCGCCTCCATCGCGCTGAAGGAGCTGACGGGGATCTCTTTTGTCACATCACCGGTGGTCGATGTGGAGCAGTTTGACAGGTTGGTATCTGAAATCAAAGATATGTAA
- a CDS encoding ATP-binding cassette domain-containing protein gives MKINVEHLDFHYGTRHILKDLTVRFEENAVTALVGPSGAGKSTFLITLNRLWESYPDARLTGRVEIHLRGAWTDIHRRDVSVTDLRRRVAMVFQTPNPLPMSILRNVTFPLKLAGNRDREAMREKAREALEMAYLWDEVKHRLNDDARKLSGGQQQRLCIARSLVLEPEVLLMDEPTSSLDRTAKEVIEDLLLELKKRYTVLVVSHYLEQVERVADRVVAFSDGSIVPA, from the coding sequence ATGAAAATAAACGTCGAGCACCTCGATTTCCACTATGGAACCCGGCACATCCTGAAGGACCTGACCGTTCGCTTCGAAGAGAACGCCGTCACCGCCCTCGTGGGTCCTTCCGGTGCCGGCAAATCCACCTTCCTCATCACGCTGAACCGGCTGTGGGAGAGTTATCCCGACGCCCGCCTGACCGGGCGGGTGGAAATCCATCTTCGTGGCGCCTGGACCGATATCCACCGGCGGGACGTCTCCGTGACGGATCTGCGCCGCCGCGTGGCCATGGTCTTTCAAACCCCGAATCCCCTGCCCATGAGCATTCTCCGGAACGTCACGTTTCCCCTCAAGCTGGCAGGAAACCGGGACCGGGAGGCAATGCGTGAGAAGGCACGGGAGGCACTGGAGATGGCCTACCTGTGGGATGAGGTGAAGCACCGGCTGAACGACGACGCCCGCAAGCTTTCCGGGGGCCAGCAGCAGCGTCTCTGCATCGCCCGGTCGCTTGTCCTCGAGCCGGAGGTGCTGCTGATGGACGAGCCCACGTCGTCGCTGGATCGAACGGCCAAGGAAGTCATCGAGGATCTGCTCCTGGAGCTCAAGAAGCGCTACACGGTCCTGGTGGTCTCCCACTACCTCGAACAGGTCGAGCGGGTGGCCGACCGGGTTGTGGCGTTTTCGGACGGCTCCATCGTTCCCGCATAG
- a CDS encoding haloacid dehalogenase type II, with protein sequence MCQQSLFTGVKACVFDAYGTLFDFNSAVGRHRGRLGGAADQVSALWRTKQLEYTWLRSLMGRHADFWQVTGDALDYALDAGGIADRDLRNAIVGTYLELDCYPDVKPTLEALKAGGWKLVILSNGTPDMLSAAVKSSGLDDLVDPILSVEEVGIYKPDPRVYGLAVERLGLPARQIVFLSANSWDAVGAANAGLRTAWVNRFSQRRERLPAQPDVEISSLAYLLPLLGCEEK encoded by the coding sequence ATGTGCCAGCAGTCGTTATTTACCGGTGTGAAAGCGTGTGTGTTCGATGCCTACGGAACCCTGTTCGATTTCAATTCTGCCGTCGGCAGGCACCGCGGGCGCCTTGGGGGCGCCGCCGATCAGGTGTCCGCCCTCTGGAGAACCAAGCAGCTGGAATATACGTGGCTGCGAAGCCTGATGGGCAGGCACGCGGACTTCTGGCAGGTCACCGGGGATGCACTGGATTATGCCCTGGACGCTGGTGGCATTGCCGATCGGGACCTGAGAAATGCGATCGTCGGCACCTACCTGGAGCTGGACTGCTACCCCGACGTCAAGCCGACCCTGGAGGCGCTGAAGGCCGGCGGCTGGAAGCTCGTCATCCTGTCCAACGGAACGCCGGACATGCTGTCTGCGGCCGTGAAGAGCAGCGGGCTCGACGATCTGGTCGATCCCATTCTCTCCGTCGAGGAGGTCGGAATCTACAAGCCGGATCCGCGAGTCTACGGGCTGGCTGTAGAACGGCTGGGCCTCCCGGCCAGGCAGATCGTCTTCCTTTCCGCAAATTCATGGGACGCTGTGGGGGCGGCGAACGCAGGTCTGCGGACGGCCTGGGTCAACCGGTTCAGCCAGCGCCGGGAGCGTCTCCCTGCACAGCCGGATGTGGAGATCAGCTCCCTGGCCTACCTGCTGCCGCTTCTTGGTTGCGAAGAAAAATAA